The Pomacea canaliculata isolate SZHN2017 linkage group LG14, ASM307304v1, whole genome shotgun sequence genomic sequence CACTTTAAAGTACACAGACATTTGCCTTGTAGTCTTGCAAATTTATCATCagtcatttcttttataaaactttCTAGACTAGGCTGTTTGTAGTGTCCTGTCTACAAACTTATTCTACAGACAAGaggacaaatttaaaaaatgtaaataaagtcattttgagacataatgaagatgatgaaattAAACTGTTGAGTTATATTCAAATACAAAGATGTTTAACTTGCCTTAtgctaaaaatctttttaaactgTGGAGTTGTGATGGATGTTTAGATGCAGAAAAGTATTGCTGGGGTGAGAACTTGGCTGGCAGTTCTGGGCTGACAAGTCCTAATTGGTCGTGTGCTCAAGAAGAGCAGTTATTACCCACCAACTTCACTCCGAATGTGAGTTTGCCTTAAAAGTCTGATAAGGAAATCAAAATCACTAACAAGCCAAATTAGTACATCAAAATAGTGTCAATTCTTTGTCCTAGAAATGAAgtaacaaaaatagaaataggaaaaagtgaaaacttttcaaagataaaaaaagacaacaggaAAGTTTGAGACTGCAGATGATTGGGTGTGTGGTTGTGGTTTTGATGATCACTTCCTAAGGTTATTGCTAAGTGGACTATTCTCTTTAATGAGAGTGGGGAAAGTATCCTGAAAAATAAGTTTGGAAACATTCATAATGAGTCTTTCAACATTATAAATGCTGGCTGAACTTGACTTGTTATTTTTTGATGGCCTTTCTGTCTTGGCAGTTTGACCTTTTTGAGCTTGACCGTTTGGAACGTCCAGTGCTGGCCTGTCCACTTCTGCTTGATCCTTCCAGTTATTTTCCAGACACAGTGGATCTCATGTATGACATTGATGCTCGCATGTACTGGctgaaatgttttgaagatAGTGTAGAGAAGGTAAGCATGAGAGTTTTTCTGTGCCtattttaagtaattttttctATGCTGCAATTATCTGAttatagttttctttcattcacaatttcTACTGAGTATAAAATTCAGGATTATCATGAAATATCTCAGGCTATGAGACCATGATTACATTTTCCTCATTAAGACCTTTTGTTACTTCACTGAAATTAACTGAGCTTTTAGtgtgaaagaatgaaaacaaaatggtttTGATTGATtgcaagaatttatttattgtaagtCATTTTTAATACACAAACCTACATTATGCACCAGACTGTGGCTCTGGCCATCAAAAGCCAGGCAGAGGAAGTAGATGTGGAAGAGAGAGCCAGGAAGTTCAGAGAGAAATATGTGGGAAAGCTGCGCACACTGTTGGTTAACCCCTGGTAAGGTGCCTCGTCTGTCTCATTTATTCCCCCTGGAAACTTGGCAACGATTGCCATATGATTGGTGTGTCAGTTTTATCAGTGGTGCGAAGACAGGGATATGAGAGAGCTAAAATCATTTGTTAATTAAGCAATCCATGTACTACAGTGACATCAGGATTTAGACTGAAATTACCATATAATGGAATGAACTAATCCAGATAGTTTAAAGACAAATGACTTTTACAAGCTTTTGATTAAAGTAAAAGATTTTGttctgttgctgttgatgtGCAATTGTATGTTTGTGAGAAAATGGCTGAGTTGTTGAACAAGTGCGCCTGCATTTGTTGGAAGATctactgtatgtgtgtttcagtGCCTATGGGTCCCTGACTGTTCGTAGCTTGCTTGATACAAGTAGCCAGTGCCTGGCAGAATTTTTGTTTCCTGACCCCTATTCACAGGTGTGATGCTAAGGTGTTGTGTGCATTATGCAAGCAATTTTCATTGGTGTAGTGAAACTCAGTTCCATGACAGAAAGcaacaagaaatgaaaggaTCTATGTATCATATCTGCCATGGAGATTCAGTAGGACAGGATAGTATTTTCATACTGTATAGAACTCTTTTAGAGCATTTTCAACATCTGCCAGGTTTGGCATTCCTCTAAAATTTGTATCAAAGTAATTTGaatattaacaaaaatttatttaagatTATTTCTCTTATTAAGGTACATCATAGATTTGACAGCCATTGGCAGATACATGTGTCTACAGGTTTCTTGTTGGAAATGGTTGAAGGTAAAAGCATTCGTTCCTGCTCCCAGATAAATACTTGTCTTCATGTTAACCGTTTTTTGTACACAATCCTTGTACACTGATTCTCTCAGCAAAAGGTACAGGAGAGCGAGTTAGCGCTGAAACAACTATCTGGGCATCTGTCATACCTTGACACTTTAAGTGGCATCAGCTTGCACATCCAACTGGCTCGGGGCCTCTTGGCAGGCAATGTGTTTGACTGGGGAGCTAAAGAAATCAGGGAGCTGCTGGAAACTGGCCATTTCTCCTTTAAAGATGCCCAGAACAAACTCCAAGGTGATTATGTCACAGATAAAATGGGGGTtgatgggagagagagattcagaaaaggtaaattttattttccaccAGGGGATGCTTATGCTGCATTTTGGAATGTCACCTATCAGTGCCATTTGCTGTCTGTTAAATATCAATTTGCTTTTCAAGTATTTAGAGAAGAAGCATGCAAAACTGGGCCTGTAAATGCACAGTGTAACTTCACTCCTGGATTCCTTGTCATATAGGTTACATTAGGAATAAACATGAATTAAAATAATGCACATTTTCCTTAGTAGGTTGTTACTGAATTATGATGCACTAtctgaaaatttgttttgttttaaacaactGCGTGTACATTTCCAGAACGACCTTGGCTGATAGACGATTTGGACTCTTGGTCAAATCGGCTTATGTTCCAGCCGCCGTATCGCTGTGCTGCCATTTTCTGTGACAATAGTGGAGCTGACATTATTCTTGGCATCATGCCATTTGCCAGACATTTGTTAAGCATGGGAACAGAGGTAGTAGTCCCCACTGTCTGCTGTGCACTCAGACCTTAAGGTTGAGGAATAAAGAAGCCGTGATTCTGGAGATTGTGAATTTTTGAGTTAATCTTATATGTTtatgtgggggaaaaaatgtcCTTCATGATTATTAAAAATGCACTTTACCATTGTTTATAtgatgcaaaaatagaaaactgtcATGCAACTTCCAATGGGCATTCTGTCTAGGTGATTCTGTGCGCCAACTCTCGGCCAACATTGAATGATGTGACGTACAAGGAGCTTGTCATCCTGGTCAAACGAGTAGCTGAGCTTTGCCCGGTCATTTCGATTGCTCTTGCCAGATACAAGCTGGTTGTAATGGAGTCGGGCCAGGGGTCTCCCTGTCTTGACCTGAGGTAAGAGAGTCTTTATTTTTAGACAGGAAGTTTACAAAGTAAGAAGTATTTATGGCTTGTTAAAGACATTGTGTTCATTTTCAGCAAAAGCTTCCAAGTAGCTGAACAGagtacacacacataaacacctaCATGAATGCTGcaaatgttttattcataaCATATAGTAATTTTTAATAGTGAAAGTTTGGTATTTTTCCAAAACCACTTTTACAATCCCATGATTTAGATGTCTGTTGAAATAATGCCACCAGGTTCATAGACCAAGGTTTGGCAAAGGCTATGGTGGATCGTAAAGCTGACCTGATTGTGTTGGAAGGCATGGGACGAGCTGTTCACACAAACCTGTATGCAGCCTTTGCCTGTGACTCACTCAAAGTTGCTGTGCTTAAGAACAGGTGGCTGGCTAATCGTCTGGGTGGAGATATGTTCAGTGTCATGTTCAAGTTTGAGAGGTCACAGAAAACAGTAGCTTCACCCAGTATGACTTGAGAAGGCCATTGATGTGAGTTGACATCCTAAATTCCTGCatgattcacattttttttgtgtgatacTTAACAGTGTACATATGAATCCAAGGCACTTTCCTATAATGAAACTTGTGTAAATTTTCAACCCAAAAATCCCTTACGCTAAATGGTGCACCTTCACCTCAGAAAAGTCTTTCACACTTATGTTTGTTACTGTACTTTTTATCATGTCTTGTCATGCTTTTACCTTTAGTGTTGTAAATTGTAAGTTTTGCATACTGGATTTTTTGTCAAAAGAGCACATCACATCGTGCCTACATAAACGTCAAAGTGAAATGAACTCTTCAGCTCAAAATATGACCGTCAGAAAAAGTCCTCTTCTAACAGCAGCACCTTAGCCCCTTGTTGCAGGTTGATTTTGTAAAGGAGTGCATGTCTTTTGGATAACTAGACAAATGTATCATTCATATTGACAAGAACAACCATCTATTGAGAAGAATCATTTGGATATTTGGATGATACATCTCTACAGAAGTATGTACATTCGGTCCTTTGTGACATGctatcttatatatataaatttgagTTTATCATAAAAGGAGTTTTTGAATCATTAAAAGTAATCTACACATTTTGTGTAAGAAAGCTTTGATTATTCATACATGTATGACCTTACTTTTAACAGACttttattacaaacaaaaaaaacactttttatgaAGTATCTTGGGAATCAAAATAGTTCTGAGAATGTTTGCAATTTCTCATTTCATCCCCAATTTCATATCACATGCTCATGAGTGTTGCCACATTCAAGCATCTCATTTTTCAAGTGATTCAGTTTGTCAACACTCATTTTCTTCATCAAAGTTTAGAGGtctcatatttttgtttgtagcagccaaaaatataatatttccaACAAAGCCCTGCAATGTTGTAATTTTCATAAAGGTTAACAAAAGAGTCTTTCACATGTGGAAAAGCTTTCTTTTACATtggaagaaaaactttgtaatgCCTGTAGACAGTGTCACTTATGCTAGTTTAACTTATTATGAGCCACGTAAGATCAGTGCCATCCGTCAAATTCTGTGTGAGCTACCAACgctcttgtctgtgcatttgttctttcttggcttgattactgcaactccttgatTACAGTCTGCCTTGCATACCTTTTTCATAAACTCCTGAACTCCTCTACATGTTCGGTGCCTAAAACTAGGAAGAGGACCttgtcactcctctcctttgttttctttgtttgaattGACTACTCATCTGCTCTCACATCtagtacaaactgtccatgctatttaatttctttgctagctcctgccctgactattcTATTAACTTCTCTTTCCCTACAACCCAGCCAAATAACTACACTCTTCGTCTGACGACATTCTCCTAttcttgtcaccagaacaaaaacatttggTTACAGGAGTTTTAGTtgctgtgcagcaaaacaatttAACTGTCTCcttttccatatccaccacttACCCACAGTtcaatcctttaaatgtgcactgaaaacacacctcttcctctaacattactcctaacacagtccacacaatgctggTCCTTTATCACACCCTTCCCCCCCTTCCTTTTCtacttattgctacttccctgctcatcttcctttgcaaaatcacgatactctcagtccttgttacttgttACAGTCCTTGTTACTGTTcctcttttcgttttcttttattcatcatcagtactgtcaTTTATACTACTGTAATTCAAATGTTGTTTGTTCTGGCCCTTGTCTGTTGTctttgtctcattcttgttcttacgCGCTACGACCATGCTCCCTATGATTGCATttgcactatacaaatcttgtcttttttttaaattattattcagattttatttctagtggtgataaaataatttttatatttcttgctttttaccttgttttgattttttccccAAGCAATTACAGCTCATAAAATTCATCTTCATGCACAtttcaaaacatgaaaatgataCATTATCAGAAGTGGGCACAAAAGCTAAACAAAgttgttgatatatttgttCCTCattcaaatgatttttaaatgcaCAGTTTGTGTTCAACATTGTGTTGTTCTTTAGCATGTTTGATGAGAGATCAGTAAGCTGCAATGACTGAAGGATTAATTTGCCACTTTCTTCTATTTCTGCTAATTTGTGTGACAAGGAACAGCATTATTGCTCCTACCACCACCAATAAGTGCACCTTATATTTGCTTCAAAGTACTGAGCATGTGAAAAGAAGGATCCATTCTGTCACAGAGTATttggaattaaaaacaaagtaatttaGCAGTTCCTTGAGAAAGGTCTTGAACAGGATTGTTTGTCTCAAAATAATTAACAGACACCACTTACCTTGTTTTCTGTATATGGTGTACCTGTCTGATGCTTTCTACAAGTTAAAATTTGTGATGTATAGGAAATAAAGCTCTTTTTAagagttcatttttttaaaatgttaaactaCTTGAATACTTGCATGAAAGTTATGAACGCAAaaaaccattttcattttttagaaTTTAATCTTTAGGCAAACCACAGCAGGCCCACGAAATCTCAACACAGCATACTACATGCAAACAGTCGAGATAAACACAATAATTACAGTAAAAAAAGGAGAACACTTTTAGAT encodes the following:
- the LOC112555403 gene encoding pantothenate kinase 4-like isoform X2; its protein translation is MTHQNYARSIELPKEQIFPNLKNAKRFAIDIGGSLAKVAYSADWHRRAPIVYDEPDTVTGGGAYKYKDLITSRLGVQVDKEDEIECLIYGCNFLLKNIPDEAFIYLRHGNPDYKFQGVDQDVFPYLLVNIGSGVSLVKVESDTKFERIGGTSTGGGTFWGLGCLLTQAKSFDDLLELAENGDHRSVDMLVKDIYGGAYNSLGLGADIIASSFGKATRLDGDRFQKEDIVRSLLLCISNDIGQIAYLQARLHGLTKIYFGGYFIRGHPLTMHTIAFAINYWSKGEIKALFLRHEGYLGAIGAFLKGANEEDAEKYCWGENLAGSSGLTSPNWSCAQEEQLLPTNFTPNFDLFELDRLERPVLACPLLLDPSSYFPDTVDLMYDIDARMYWLKCFEDSVEKTVALAIKSQAEEVDVEERARKFREKYVGKLRTLLVNPCAYGSLTVRSLLDTSSQCLAEFLFPDPYSQQKVQESELALKQLSGHLSYLDTLSGISLHIQLARGLLAGNVFDWGAKEIRELLETGHFSFKDAQNKLQERPWLIDDLDSWSNRLMFQPPYRCAAIFCDNSGADIILGIMPFARHLLSMGTEVILCANSRPTLNDVTYKELVILVKRVAELCPVISIALARYKLVVMESGQGSPCLDLRFIDQGLAKAMVDRKADLIVLEGMGRAVHTNLYAAFACDSLKVAVLKNRWLANRLGGDMFSVMFKFERSQKTVASPSMT
- the LOC112555403 gene encoding pantothenate kinase 4-like isoform X1, with amino-acid sequence MTHQNYARSIELPKEQIFPNLKNAKRFAIDIGGSLAKVAYSADWHRRAPIVYDEPDTEGSIYNVAETEETMVRLHFVKFETKYIETCLDFILANLIDSKEFIRDKIIKVTGGGAYKYKDLITSRLGVQVDKEDEIECLIYGCNFLLKNIPDEAFIYLRHGNPDYKFQGVDQDVFPYLLVNIGSGVSLVKVESDTKFERIGGTSTGGGTFWGLGCLLTQAKSFDDLLELAENGDHRSVDMLVKDIYGGAYNSLGLGADIIASSFGKATRLDGDRFQKEDIVRSLLLCISNDIGQIAYLQARLHGLTKIYFGGYFIRGHPLTMHTIAFAINYWSKGEIKALFLRHEGYLGAIGAFLKGANEEDAEKYCWGENLAGSSGLTSPNWSCAQEEQLLPTNFTPNFDLFELDRLERPVLACPLLLDPSSYFPDTVDLMYDIDARMYWLKCFEDSVEKTVALAIKSQAEEVDVEERARKFREKYVGKLRTLLVNPCAYGSLTVRSLLDTSSQCLAEFLFPDPYSQQKVQESELALKQLSGHLSYLDTLSGISLHIQLARGLLAGNVFDWGAKEIRELLETGHFSFKDAQNKLQERPWLIDDLDSWSNRLMFQPPYRCAAIFCDNSGADIILGIMPFARHLLSMGTEVILCANSRPTLNDVTYKELVILVKRVAELCPVISIALARYKLVVMESGQGSPCLDLRFIDQGLAKAMVDRKADLIVLEGMGRAVHTNLYAAFACDSLKVAVLKNRWLANRLGGDMFSVMFKFERSQKTVASPSMT